The sequence TATTTTTTCTCCCCTATCTAGCATTTGAGAAATTGAGGCCTTCTTAAAGTTTTCAGGGACAACTTTTAGATCATTGCTCAAAAAGAGGTGTTGGTTAAAATTAGAGATAAAATGAGTTTCACCAAAATTATGTCCATCTACACTCATTGTCCGAAGATTAAATCGTAATAAGATGAGGTCAAGGTCTTTTTCCGTTGGTTTTTTAAATTGTAGTGTTGAAATTTCTTGATGTACACCTTTGAGAAAATTTTCCATTACTTCATCACTAAAATGAGTGAGTGATTTTATGGCCTCAAAATGAGACAAGATTATACTTGAAACAATATAAGAGCTAGATGAAGAGACAAAGAGAACAATTTCATTTTCTGTTTTCAAAATGTCATAAAACTCACCGCCAGATTTCACTCCTGCGGCATATTTACTATAGAGTTTGAGACCTTTTAGTTCTTCAGATCTTAAGGGAACAACTGCTTCATGGATCCTTTTAATTCGTTCGAGCTGTCCTACTGAATATTGGGTCAATTCTTCTACTTGCTGAACCATATTTTCATCAACAATCTTTTCATTTGTTTGAAAAAAACGTTTTAAAGTTTTCTTTAAATCCATGCCCAATAAGTCATCATTTGTAGAAATATCAATTATATCAACTGATCCCTCATTTAAATTTCCATAGGACGATATTTCTTTTGAGTCCTTATCTGAAATATCATTTGAGTTGTAAAGTATGACATAATTCTTATTTGTTTTTTCTAAATAAGAAATATAATGAATAGAGTCTTTGCTATACATCACAAAAAATAGATGCTTGGTTGTATTTAATTCCTTAAGTTCATCTATACTTTTGCAAATAGTAGATTCAACATCGGTAGGCAAAAGAGAGACAATCCTTTTTTCAAGTTTTAAATCAAAGTCGACCAGTATGATCTCCATACACCCCTCTAGAAAGATAATAGAACAATATGACACAAAAATGCCTCTTTTTTGAGGTTTTTTTTCAAAAAAAGTTATTGACTAGTAAATATAACATACTGAAATTGCACCTTTTTGAAGGATTTACTCAAGTTTGTCAGCAAATTGACCGAAAATAGTATCGTGCGTAGTTAGTAAAATGCATAGAGGAAATAGAGTTGAAAAAAGATAATGTAATACAACTTGATTCAGTTTACCTAAATGTTACTTTATTAAAGTTAATTGAGGAAAACAAAAATCTGAAAGTATTTAGTGAGAAGGCCTTTGAAAATTTATCCAAGTCTCTTCTTAAGGCCCTGCAATTAAAAGATGACTACACATACGGACATAGTGCTAGAGTTGCATTTTATTCAAGAAGACTTGGAGTTGAATTAGAATTAAGTGACCAAGAGTTATTTGAGCTTGAATTGTCTGGTTTATTTCATGACATTGGTAAAATTGGGGTACCGGATAGTATACTTAAAAAACCGACACGTCTTGATCATGAAGAATTTCTAATGATGAAAGAGCATCCAACGATGACCTATGAAATTCTCTTAGAAGTTGAGGGCCTAGAAAAAATTGCTTTAAGCGCCAAGCATCATCATGAAAGATTTGATGGACGAGGATATCCAGAGGGTTTAAAGGGTGACAATATCCCTCTCTTTTCACGTGTTATTCTCATAGCTGACACATTTGATGCAATGACCTCAACCAGACCCTACAGAAAAGGTCTTCCCTATGAAGTGGCCTTTCGAGAGTTACGTGATTTTGCTGGTGAACAATTTGACCCACATCTTGTTGAAAAATTCATCGAGGCGATGATCAAAGATCAAAATGAAAAAACAGATAATTTCTCAATTGAAGTTCTTGGTAAAAAATTCAATAAGGAAGCGGCCTAAGTTATTCTCTAAGAAATATAAATTTTATATATCTTTTTGTTCTTTTGGCCTTGTCATTTTTATGCGGCATCTTTCAGTATGCCTGGTCTTTTCTTGAAATTTTTGACAAGGTAATCTCCAGACAAGACTGCAATATTTTTATTATTTATAAAGATAGTGCCAAGAATTGATTTATGATCATTTGTAAATTCTTCAACCTTATTAAGAGTTGCTCCGATATCATCTATATTTCTTACCATAAGTCCAAATAATTTATTTTCAAATCTCACGACAATCACATTTAGAATATCTTTTTCTAGATAGATATCAGTTGTATTACTTCCAATTCCACCAATAATTTCAGGATTAATTAAAGGAAGCACTCCTTCTCGATAGCGCATGAGAGATAAAGATCCTGAATATTCAACGCTTTTAGATTTAAATTCTTCTAGTCTGTGTACAGAATCAAGTGGAATTGCATATTGCTGGCCATTAAGAAGAGAAAAAATCATATATTCATCTTCCTCACCTGCAACTTGATTACTACCAAAATAATTTTCATAATTTTCATCGAAATCATTCATGATATTGTTATTTTTTGCAATGCCTTTGAGATTAAGAATTAGTGCAATTTCATCATCTCCTATTAAAGTAGCACCTAGATAGTGTTCAATTGGTTTTAATTGATCAGAGAATTTTTTAACAACAATTTCTTCAATATCATAAATTTCATCTACAATAAGTCCAAACTTAAAACCTTCACCTTTCACTATTACGATCTTCTCAATAACTTCGTCTTCAACTTTCATAAGAACATTAGATAGAGAAAGTATAGGAATCAATTCGTTATGATGTTTAAGAACTTTCCCTCCTTCAATTTTGTGAATTTTGCTGTGATAATCTTTTTCATCAGTACTGGCCAACGAGATGACTTCTGCAACTTCATCAAGAGGTAAAGCAAATCTTTTATTTTTGCTGGTTATCATAAGTGAATTGATAATAAGAACAGATCGAGGCACAGGGAGAATCATTAGAAATTTTGTTCCCTCCCCCAATTTTGAATCAATGAGAATTTTGCCACCGATTTCTTCAACAGATGAGCGAACCATATCCATACCAACACCACGTCCTGAAATATCAGTAACTTTTTCTGCGGTTGAAAATCCTGATTCGAAAATCATCGTAAAAATTTTGTAGTCAGACATTTTAGAGACTTGCTCTTCTGTATAAAGGCCCTTTTGGATTGCCTTATTTCTTAATTTCTCTGGATCCAATCCTTTCCCATCATCTTTAATTTCGACAAAAATATTTTCGCCATCTTGATAGGAATTTAAAATAACAGTTCCCTGCTCAGGCTTTCCAGCGGCCTTTCGCTCTTGGGCATTTTCCACTCCATGGTCTACACCATTTCTGACAAGATGGACTAAGGTATTATTTAATATTTTAGCAATTATAGTATCTACTCGTAAATCATCGCCTTTTAATATAAGTTCAATATCTTTTCCTAAAGATTTTGAAGCATCTCGAACAATACGTTTCATTGGACGATAAATAACTTCCACAGAAACTTTTCGCATTTCTGTAATTTGTCCCTGAAGTAATGACATTACCTTTGATAGGTCTTCAAGATTTTCTCGAACACCTTCAACATCTCTATCCCCAAAAAACTTTTGTTCAAGTGATTCAGTCGACTTGAATAATGTATTTCTTAAAACAGTTAATTCTCCAGATAATTCCATAGATCGATCTAAAGTGTTAATCCCGACACTGACTTTATCTTGTTTTGCACCTTCCTCATTTTTTGCAACTTTTACTTTTTTCTCAGTCTCAACATCATTTTTTACTTTTGTTACATTTTCTTTTTCAAAATGTTCAAGATTAAATATTTTAACAGCTTCTGCTACATCAATATCAATTTTTCCAAACTCTTGATAAGAACTATACATATTTTTCAATGTATCAAGTCCTCTCAATAAAACATCAATCACTGTATCATTTACTGCTCGAATTCCATTTTTTAGATCATTCACCAGATCTTCATACTTATGGGTGTAGTCAGAAACTTTTGTTAATCCAACACATGCAGCTGTTCCTTTAATTGTATGGAGTAATCTGAAGTAAGTATTTAACGCTGAAATATCTCCTGGTTCATCTTCAAGAACAAGAATTAAAGACTCTATTTCTTCAAGCATAGGAGTAGATTCTTCAACAAAAGAAGAAATCATTTCGAATTCTTCCATGATCATTTTTTTTCTAGTCTGAGCAAAATTATCAATTATTTCATTTAAATCTTCAGGTTTAAATGGTTTATCCACAAATTTACAAATTTGACATTCCATGGCCTTAATGGCCATATCTCGATTCATATGTCCTGTGATCAATGCAAAAGGGATATCACTCAATTGTGGTAACATTCTTGATCTAAGTTCATACCCTGTCATTTTTGGCATTTTAAAATCTGAAAATACCATCAAAACACGTTTTTGGTTTAGATAGAGATAATCAATTGCTTCTTCTGGATCTGTAAACGTAACTAATTTTTCTTCTCTTGAAGCTAAAAATCCCTCATAGACTTCAAGAATATCCTCATTATCATCAATGCAGACGATCTCCAGTTGCATCTCTTAACTCGCTTTCAAATTTTGGAGTTCTTTTTTCTGCTCCAATATTTGTTGAAGATCTTTTTTCAGGGTCATTCTTATAGTTTCTTTACCTTCTTTTTTAAGAAATTGATCTAAGTCACTAAACTGATAGAGAATGAAGTTGATACTCTTATTAAGTAGCTTCATCGCCATGTGTTTTTTTACTGATGCTGTGACAATACTTAGAACTTTTGCATCTTTAAAAGGTTTTTCAATGAAACCATAAGCACCATAACTTAATGCTTCTAAAACAGTGTCTTTTGTTATGTAAGCACTATTTAGAATGACTGGTATGTCTGAATCTATTTCATGAATTTTTTTAGTAAATTCAACTCCAGTGATTCCAGGCATTTTTATATCAGAAAGAACTGTATCAGGTCTAATTCTTTCAATGTCTTTTAATGCTTCATCGGCCCTCAAATATGTATATGCTTCAAAACCTTCAGACTCAATAAGTGATTTTAAAATGAATATAATATCTTCCTCATCATCAACAATCATAATTACCCCTTTAGAATTTCTTTTCTTCTTCTTCGGAGTTAAAGATGTAACATTTTCAGTTTCATTTTCAATTTCAATATCTATTTGTTTCATTGATTCTTTTTTTGTAGGAGTCTCAACTTTGGATGTTTGACCCTTAATGACTTCTTCTAAGGTGTTATTTTTAAGTTTTAAAAATTGTTCCATATTTATACGTTGGAACTCGGCCTGTTCACCTTGTAAAAGTTTGCGAGCTACATCTATTCCATTTAGAAAATAATCAACTTGATTTCGTGCTAATATGTGCCCATCTTTAGTTGATTCAAATAAGCTCTCAAGTGAATGCATATGAGTTTGTAATGAATCCAACCCGAACATACCAGCAGCACCTTTAAGGCTATGAAATGCTCTAAAAATTTCATTAAAGTTATTGTCAAAGTCTGTGTCATCATTGTCTAAGTTTAAAAAGCCATCTTCTGCTGTATCTAGCATTTCTTCAGCTTCAATTAAAAACTCATTTAACATCAAATTATCCATCTTTGACCTTCTTAAAGTTGGTGACAGATTACTTATCGTTAGATAATCGTAAAATTTAATGTTTTTAAGGAAATTTTAGGTTAATTGAACTAGTCAACTTTTTGAAAAATAATAGACTCTTCCACTTTCTTTTGTTTGAATTTTACATTCATGCCAATAAGACTCTCACCAGCCCCCATAAAAAGATACCCTTCTGGCCTTAGAGCATCATAGAGCTTATTGATAATTTTCTCTCTATTAACGGAATCTTGATAAATGAGTACATTTCGACAAAATATAATATGGTATTTTTCTGAAGGAAAATCTTCAGTTAATAAATTGAGCTCTGAAAACTGAACTTTTGATCGAATTTCACTATTAATTGTCCAGCTTTCATCTTCATTCTGACTAAAAAACTTCATTAATAAGGCAATTGGTAGTCCTCTTTGAACTTCCAAACCGTTATAAGTTCCACTTTCACCCTTTTTAATTGCTTGAGTTGAAATGTCAGTTGCTGTCATTGTAATTCTAGATATGACTTCTGGTTTTGCAGTTGAAAAAATAGACATCAAGATTGAATAGGGTTCTTGTCCTGTACTGCAACCAGCACTCCAAATATTGATATTTCCTGCGGGGATTTTTTCCACAAATTCAGGAATCAAACTTCTTGTTAGAGTTCTAAAGGGTTTATTATCTCTTAAAAAATATGTTTCATTATTAGTAGACAAATCTACAAGTAAGGTTAGTGTTTTTTGATCAGGTCCAAGTCTGAATGCTTTATGTAATTCTTCAACTGATCCCAATGATAATTCTTTTACAA is a genomic window of Halobacteriovoraceae bacterium containing:
- a CDS encoding HD-GYP domain-containing protein — protein: MKKDNVIQLDSVYLNVTLLKLIEENKNLKVFSEKAFENLSKSLLKALQLKDDYTYGHSARVAFYSRRLGVELELSDQELFELELSGLFHDIGKIGVPDSILKKPTRLDHEEFLMMKEHPTMTYEILLEVEGLEKIALSAKHHHERFDGRGYPEGLKGDNIPLFSRVILIADTFDAMTSTRPYRKGLPYEVAFRELRDFAGEQFDPHLVEKFIEAMIKDQNEKTDNFSIEVLGKKFNKEAA
- a CDS encoding chemotaxis protein CheW, producing the protein MQLEIVCIDDNEDILEVYEGFLASREEKLVTFTDPEEAIDYLYLNQKRVLMVFSDFKMPKMTGYELRSRMLPQLSDIPFALITGHMNRDMAIKAMECQICKFVDKPFKPEDLNEIIDNFAQTRKKMIMEEFEMISSFVEESTPMLEEIESLILVLEDEPGDISALNTYFRLLHTIKGTAACVGLTKVSDYTHKYEDLVNDLKNGIRAVNDTVIDVLLRGLDTLKNMYSSYQEFGKIDIDVAEAVKIFNLEHFEKENVTKVKNDVETEKKVKVAKNEEGAKQDKVSVGINTLDRSMELSGELTVLRNTLFKSTESLEQKFFGDRDVEGVRENLEDLSKVMSLLQGQITEMRKVSVEVIYRPMKRIVRDASKSLGKDIELILKGDDLRVDTIIAKILNNTLVHLVRNGVDHGVENAQERKAAGKPEQGTVILNSYQDGENIFVEIKDDGKGLDPEKLRNKAIQKGLYTEEQVSKMSDYKIFTMIFESGFSTAEKVTDISGRGVGMDMVRSSVEEIGGKILIDSKLGEGTKFLMILPVPRSVLIINSLMITSKNKRFALPLDEVAEVISLASTDEKDYHSKIHKIEGGKVLKHHNELIPILSLSNVLMKVEDEVIEKIVIVKGEGFKFGLIVDEIYDIEEIVVKKFSDQLKPIEHYLGATLIGDDEIALILNLKGIAKNNNIMNDFDENYENYFGSNQVAGEEDEYMIFSLLNGQQYAIPLDSVHRLEEFKSKSVEYSGSLSLMRYREGVLPLINPEIIGGIGSNTTDIYLEKDILNVIVVRFENKLFGLMVRNIDDIGATLNKVEEFTNDHKSILGTIFINNKNIAVLSGDYLVKNFKKRPGILKDAA
- a CDS encoding response regulator, giving the protein MDNLMLNEFLIEAEEMLDTAEDGFLNLDNDDTDFDNNFNEIFRAFHSLKGAAGMFGLDSLQTHMHSLESLFESTKDGHILARNQVDYFLNGIDVARKLLQGEQAEFQRINMEQFLKLKNNTLEEVIKGQTSKVETPTKKESMKQIDIEIENETENVTSLTPKKKKRNSKGVIMIVDDEEDIIFILKSLIESEGFEAYTYLRADEALKDIERIRPDTVLSDIKMPGITGVEFTKKIHEIDSDIPVILNSAYITKDTVLEALSYGAYGFIEKPFKDAKVLSIVTASVKKHMAMKLLNKSINFILYQFSDLDQFLKKEGKETIRMTLKKDLQQILEQKKELQNLKAS
- a CDS encoding protein-glutamate O-methyltransferase CheR, which produces MISNEIYKFFAELIYKKSGILYAENDYYRLDARLNTLVKELSLGSVEELHKAFRLGPDQKTLTLLVDLSTNNETYFLRDNKPFRTLTRSLIPEFVEKIPAGNINIWSAGCSTGQEPYSILMSIFSTAKPEVISRITMTATDISTQAIKKGESGTYNGLEVQRGLPIALLMKFFSQNEDESWTINSEIRSKVQFSELNLLTEDFPSEKYHIIFCRNVLIYQDSVNREKIINKLYDALRPEGYLFMGAGESLIGMNVKFKQKKVEESIIFQKVD